A single region of the Erythrobacter sp. HL-111 genome encodes:
- the acpS gene encoding holo-ACP synthase, whose translation MIIGLGSDLCNIERIQNSLDRFGERFEARVFTDTERTKARRRPFTIAGTYAKRFAAKEAFSKAVGTGFRRGVFMKDIGVVNAPSGAPTLALAGGAAKRLEELTPQGHEARIHLTLTDDHPWAYALVLIEALPLGDAPDGPVLTHPPHPRPAP comes from the coding sequence ATGATCATCGGCCTCGGTTCCGACCTTTGCAACATCGAACGCATCCAGAACTCGCTCGACCGTTTCGGCGAGCGGTTCGAGGCGCGGGTCTTCACCGACACCGAGCGCACCAAGGCCCGCCGCCGCCCCTTCACCATCGCCGGAACCTACGCCAAGCGCTTCGCCGCCAAGGAGGCCTTTTCAAAGGCCGTGGGCACGGGTTTCCGGCGCGGCGTCTTCATGAAGGACATCGGCGTCGTCAACGCACCCTCGGGCGCGCCGACCCTCGCGCTGGCGGGCGGGGCGGCAAAGCGGCTTGAAGAATTGACGCCCCAAGGGCATGAGGCGCGCATTCATCTCACCCTAACCGACGATCATCCATGGGCCTATGCCCTCGTCCTGATCGAGGCCCTTCCCCTTGGCGATGCCCCCGACGGACCTGTCCTGACCCATCCGCCCCATCCGAGACCCGCCCCGTGA
- the lepB gene encoding signal peptidase I — protein sequence MTDHDTEPAAPHSPEPAAPGTGGAGGTAPAPPARGEEKEKVNWFAEARGLALMLLVVLAFHSLVAKPFYIPSASMMPTLWVGDRLIVTKYPYGWSWASASFHLLPRGDWRIWPDTPEYGDIVIPVHPIRNEDYIKRVVALPGDTIELREGRIILNGTPIEREQVASVRLPLEPELYCNRIDGLSAPCLDAFEDHRVTTSEGTFFEPPTFRETLPNGATYLVIDHERVRFDDHGPVTVPEGHVFVMGDNRDHSADSRASIAESGLGGPVPLENIGGRAEFITFSLDGSTTWNPLSWFSSLREDRAWTTLRPAIAEGTAVGEAAKLTAD from the coding sequence GTGACCGACCACGACACCGAACCCGCCGCCCCGCATTCCCCCGAACCCGCCGCCCCGGGAACCGGCGGCGCGGGCGGCACGGCGCCCGCGCCGCCCGCGAGGGGGGAGGAGAAGGAAAAGGTCAACTGGTTCGCCGAAGCACGCGGCCTCGCGCTCATGCTGCTGGTCGTGCTCGCCTTCCACAGCCTCGTCGCCAAGCCGTTCTACATCCCCTCCGCCTCGATGATGCCGACGCTGTGGGTGGGCGACCGCCTGATCGTCACCAAGTATCCCTACGGCTGGTCCTGGGCCTCGGCGAGCTTCCACCTCCTGCCGCGCGGGGACTGGCGGATCTGGCCCGACACGCCCGAATACGGCGACATCGTCATTCCCGTGCACCCGATCCGCAACGAGGACTACATCAAGCGCGTGGTGGCTCTGCCCGGCGACACGATCGAGCTGCGCGAGGGGCGCATCATCCTCAACGGCACGCCGATAGAGCGCGAACAGGTCGCTTCGGTCCGCCTGCCGCTCGAACCGGAACTCTACTGCAACCGGATCGACGGGCTTTCGGCCCCCTGCCTCGACGCCTTCGAGGATCACCGCGTCACCACCTCCGAAGGCACGTTCTTCGAACCGCCGACCTTCCGCGAGACGCTGCCCAACGGCGCGACCTATCTCGTGATCGACCATGAACGCGTGCGCTTCGACGACCACGGCCCGGTCACCGTCCCCGAAGGCCACGTCTTCGTGATGGGCGACAACCGCGACCATTCGGCCGACAGCCGCGCGAGCATCGCCGAAAGCGGGCTCGGCGGGCCGGTTCCGCTCGAAAACATCGGGGGCCGGGCGGAATTCATCACCTTCAGCCTCGACGGGTCGACCACCTGGAACCCGCTGAGCTGGTTCTCCAGCCTGCGCGAAGACCGGGCGTGGACGACGCTGCGCCCCGCGATCGCCGAAGGCACCGCAGTGGGCGAGGCGGCCAAGCTCACCGCCGATTGA
- a CDS encoding PaaI family thioesterase, protein MTEPLELTAYARSLGIEVAGREDGVPVLAVDFGRNVEGRPGHFHGGATAGLLETAGYAALRTRLLAEGREPLLKPIGITVQYLSAGRQKRTYALARIVRLGRRNANLTVEAWQDDRTRPIASAVMNILMA, encoded by the coding sequence ATGACTGAGCCGCTCGAACTCACCGCCTATGCCCGCTCGCTCGGCATCGAGGTCGCAGGCCGCGAGGACGGCGTCCCGGTCCTTGCGGTCGATTTCGGGCGCAACGTGGAGGGGCGGCCCGGCCATTTCCACGGCGGGGCGACTGCGGGCCTGCTGGAAACCGCGGGCTACGCCGCGCTTCGCACCCGCCTCCTCGCCGAAGGGCGCGAGCCGCTGCTCAAGCCGATCGGGATCACGGTGCAGTACCTTTCCGCCGGGCGGCAGAAGCGCACCTATGCCCTCGCCCGGATCGTGCGGCTGGGACGGCGCAACGCGAACCTCACGGTCGAGGCGTGGCAGGACGACCGCACCCGCCCGATCGCCAGCGCGGTGATGAACATCCTGATGGCCTAG
- a CDS encoding PaaI family thioesterase, with protein sequence MNDQPKFDAGEAGKYFFRGGHPGWLGLEYVSHGANWVELKLPWREDLLGEPDRPVLASGPIVSLMDMASGMSIWQTTGAFTPVATLDLRVDYQRPARERSAVWGRVECYRVTRSAAFVRGIAHDGDEADPVAHIAGVFMQVSYDAKQRLEAKSEGRDDD encoded by the coding sequence ATGAACGATCAGCCGAAATTCGACGCCGGGGAGGCGGGCAAGTACTTCTTTCGCGGCGGGCATCCGGGCTGGCTCGGGCTCGAATATGTCTCGCATGGCGCCAACTGGGTGGAACTGAAGCTCCCCTGGCGCGAGGACCTGCTGGGCGAACCCGACCGGCCCGTGCTCGCGTCCGGTCCGATCGTCAGCCTGATGGACATGGCGAGCGGGATGTCGATCTGGCAGACGACCGGCGCGTTCACGCCCGTCGCGACGCTCGACCTGCGGGTCGATTACCAGCGCCCCGCGCGCGAGCGCAGCGCTGTGTGGGGCCGGGTCGAATGCTACCGCGTCACCCGTTCGGCCGCCTTCGTGCGCGGGATCGCGCATGACGGGGACGAGGCGGACCCCGTGGCGCATATCGCGGGGGTCTTCATGCAGGTTTCCTACGACGCGAAACAGCGGCTCGAGGCCAAGAGCGAAGGGCGCGACGATGACTGA
- a CDS encoding DUF3089 domain-containing protein, with protein MAKKFLYLVAIVIVLFLAGAIALNLFATEITRFVYVPRGDFVAQEPLEENAYQDPALWYSRPGIGTSDPARWQPAYAPEGEVPSGVDEAAKARVLSTDQPPFAVFFVHPTSYRSTSNWNAPIALTDDADPDTEEAERIARIYVRGMASPFNAASEIWVPRYRQATMGAFLTDSPEAQQALDAAYADVREAYAYFLDSIGEDTPFVLAGHSQGALHLMRLLKDEVKGLDAADRLVAAYAVGWPISVEHDLPAMGVPACATARQTGCVLSWSSFGVPADPAAVIEAYAASEGFDGEQRGASEILCTNPITGTYRGAAPASANAGTLKPDETMANGELVPGGVPATCDTRGLLLVGPPPEMGPFVLPGNNYHVYDIPLFWANTKLDVARRVQAFAGAAGQAETGR; from the coding sequence ATGGCGAAGAAATTCCTCTACCTCGTCGCGATCGTGATCGTCCTGTTCCTCGCGGGCGCGATCGCGCTCAATCTCTTCGCGACCGAGATCACGCGCTTCGTCTACGTGCCGAGGGGCGATTTCGTCGCGCAGGAGCCGCTCGAGGAAAACGCCTACCAGGACCCGGCGCTATGGTATTCGCGGCCCGGCATCGGCACCTCCGACCCGGCGCGCTGGCAGCCCGCCTACGCGCCCGAAGGCGAAGTGCCGAGCGGGGTGGACGAAGCGGCCAAGGCCCGCGTCCTGTCGACCGACCAGCCCCCTTTCGCGGTCTTCTTCGTCCATCCGACGAGCTATCGCAGCACAAGCAACTGGAACGCCCCGATCGCGCTCACCGACGACGCCGATCCCGACACCGAAGAGGCCGAGCGGATCGCGCGCATCTATGTCCGCGGCATGGCGAGCCCGTTCAACGCCGCGTCCGAGATCTGGGTGCCGCGCTATCGTCAGGCGACAATGGGTGCCTTCCTCACCGACTCGCCCGAGGCGCAGCAGGCGCTCGATGCCGCCTATGCCGACGTGCGGGAAGCCTATGCCTATTTCCTCGATTCGATCGGCGAGGACACGCCGTTCGTGCTGGCCGGGCACAGCCAGGGCGCGCTCCACCTGATGCGGCTTCTGAAGGACGAGGTGAAGGGCTTGGACGCGGCGGACCGGCTGGTCGCGGCCTATGCCGTGGGCTGGCCGATCTCGGTCGAGCACGACCTGCCCGCGATGGGTGTCCCGGCCTGCGCCACCGCGAGACAGACCGGCTGCGTGCTGTCGTGGTCGAGCTTTGGCGTGCCTGCCGATCCCGCCGCGGTGATCGAGGCCTACGCGGCCTCCGAAGGCTTCGACGGCGAACAGCGCGGGGCGAGCGAGATCCTCTGCACCAATCCGATCACCGGGACCTACAGGGGCGCCGCGCCGGCGAGCGCCAATGCGGGCACTCTGAAACCCGACGAGACCATGGCGAACGGCGAACTCGTGCCCGGCGGGGTGCCGGCGACCTGCGACACGCGCGGGCTCCTGCTGGTCGGCCCGCCGCCCGAGATGGGGCCCTTCGTCCTGCCGGGGAACAATTACCACGTCTACGACATCCCGCTGTTCTGGGCGAACACCAAGCTGGACGTGGCCCGCCGGGTGCAGGCCTTCGCCGGGGCTGCCGGCCAGGCGGAAACCGGCCGCTGA
- the ruvX gene encoding Holliday junction resolvase RuvX, whose product MITEHAPDFADALPDGGALLGLDLGTKTIGTATCDAGWRFATAGRTIARGKWGRDRETLALLLAERQVKGIVIGLPRNMDASEGPRAQASRAYARNCAEAFALPVLLWDERWSTRSAEAAMIGQDMSRRKRAAAIDSHAAAVILQGAIDRLAGGVL is encoded by the coding sequence CTGATCACCGAACACGCCCCCGATTTCGCGGACGCCCTGCCCGATGGCGGGGCGCTGCTCGGTCTCGACCTCGGCACGAAGACCATCGGCACGGCGACCTGCGATGCGGGCTGGCGATTCGCGACCGCCGGCCGGACCATCGCGCGCGGCAAGTGGGGGCGCGACCGCGAGACGCTCGCCCTGCTGCTGGCCGAACGTCAGGTGAAGGGCATCGTCATCGGCCTGCCGCGCAACATGGACGCCAGCGAAGGCCCGCGCGCGCAGGCATCGCGCGCCTATGCCCGCAACTGCGCGGAAGCCTTCGCGCTGCCCGTCCTGCTGTGGGACGAACGCTGGTCGACCAGAAGCGCCGAGGCGGCGATGATCGGGCAGGACATGAGCCGCAGGAAGCGTGCGGCGGCGATCGACAGCCATGCCGCGGCCGTCATCCTGCAGGGCGCGATCGACCGGCTTGCGGGGGGCGTGCTTTAG
- a CDS encoding pyridoxal phosphate biosynthetic protein, with protein MADEPPADLTAEQKRWAFFGSTLFLTAVGFLGFAVAEGVMLAFAIGWVVLLAFGYAGSLSRARGDFAHPLFKGQVMIHFVVLGLLVALILKGPPA; from the coding sequence GTGGCGGACGAACCGCCCGCGGACCTCACCGCCGAACAGAAGCGCTGGGCCTTCTTCGGTTCGACCCTGTTCCTCACCGCGGTCGGGTTTCTCGGCTTTGCCGTGGCCGAGGGGGTCATGCTCGCCTTCGCCATCGGCTGGGTCGTGCTGCTGGCGTTCGGCTATGCCGGATCGCTCTCCCGCGCTAGGGGCGATTTCGCCCACCCCCTGTTCAAGGGGCAGGTGATGATCCATTTCGTGGTCCTCGGCCTGCTGGTCGCCTTGATCCTGAAGGGGCCGCCGGCCTGA
- a CDS encoding pyridoxine 5'-phosphate synthase, with translation MTRTFHPNPLRLGVNIDHVATIRNARGGDHPDPVRAAEIVAGVGGDGITAHLREDRRHIRDEDLRRIQDATDLPLNLEMAATREMLAIALRHRPHAACIVPEKREERTTEGGLDAAGLHNTLVPIVEELKSAGIRVSLFIEPNERQLDAALGLGVPVVEFHTGEYAHAVQDGDRERTAAELKRISDMAALAAKNGIEPHAGHGLTFDNVTPIAAIPQMAELNIGHYLIGEAVFIGLEGAIRRMRGLMDEAR, from the coding sequence ATGACCAGGACCTTCCACCCCAACCCGCTCAGGCTCGGCGTGAACATCGATCACGTCGCGACGATCCGCAACGCGCGCGGCGGGGACCACCCGGACCCGGTGCGCGCCGCCGAAATCGTCGCCGGGGTCGGCGGGGACGGCATCACCGCGCACCTGCGCGAGGATCGCCGCCACATCCGCGACGAGGATCTGCGCCGCATCCAGGACGCGACCGACCTGCCCCTCAACCTCGAAATGGCGGCGACCCGCGAAATGCTCGCCATCGCGCTGCGCCACAGGCCCCACGCCGCCTGCATCGTGCCCGAAAAGCGCGAGGAGCGCACGACCGAAGGCGGCCTCGACGCGGCGGGGTTGCACAACACGCTCGTCCCCATCGTCGAGGAACTGAAAAGCGCCGGCATCCGCGTGTCGCTGTTCATCGAGCCGAACGAGCGGCAGCTCGACGCGGCGCTCGGGCTCGGCGTGCCGGTGGTGGAGTTCCACACCGGCGAATACGCCCACGCGGTCCAGGACGGCGATCGCGAGCGCACCGCGGCCGAGCTCAAGCGCATTTCCGACATGGCCGCGCTTGCCGCCAAGAACGGGATCGAACCGCACGCCGGGCACGGCCTGACCTTCGACAACGTCACGCCCATCGCCGCCATCCCCCAGATGGCCGAGCTCAACATCGGCCACTACCTGATCGGCGAGGCGGTGTTCATCGGGCTCGAAGGGGCGATCCGGCGGATGCGCGGATTGATGGACGAGGCCCGCTAG